Proteins co-encoded in one Zootoca vivipara chromosome 3, rZooViv1.1, whole genome shotgun sequence genomic window:
- the LOC118082777 gene encoding growth factor receptor-bound protein 2-like: MEAVAQYDFQARDWDELSFRRGDLLKVLEKDCEPYWANAERAGREGLVPENRITFKPHPWFWGKLPRDIADEALARQSLDGAFMVRESESAPGGFSLSVKTGADVQHFRVFRDLSGHYFLGAVAFNSLNELVQHHRTTSVSRDKVILLRDMEQGARFPTYVRALFDFRPQEACELGFRRGDVIRILDDSDPNWWKGACQGRRGMLPHNFVAPVKWDGCCTGSDVAGVRERGFTWPCSSHLP, encoded by the coding sequence ATGGAAGCCGTGGCCCAGTACGATTTCCAAGCCCGCGACTGGGACGAGCTCAGCTTCCGACGGGGCGACCTCCTGAAGGTCTTGGAGAAAGATTGCGAGCCTTACTGGGCCAACGCGGAGCGGGCTGGGCGAGAGGGTCTCGTCCCCGAGAATCGCATCACCTTCAAGCCCCACCCCTGGTTTTGGGGCAAGCTCCCGCGGGACATCGCCGACGAGGCGTTGGCCAGGCAGAGCCTCGACGGCGCGTTCATGGTCCGCGAGAGCGAGAGCGCTCCAGGCGGCTTCTCGCTCTCGGTCAAGACGGGGGCCGACGTGCAGCACTTCAGGGTCTTCCGAGACTTGAGCGGGCACTACTTCCTCGGCGCGGTCGCCTTCAACTCCCTGAACGAGCTGGTGCAGCACCATCGGACGACCTCCGTCTCCCGGGACAAAGTGATTCTCCTGCGAGACATGGAGCAGGGCGCTCGGTTTCCTACCTACGTGcgggcgctgtttgacttccgGCCTCAAGAGGCGTGCGAGCTGGGCTTCCGACGTGGAGATGTCATTCGGATCCTGGACGATTCCGACCCCAACTGGTGGAAAGGAGCCTGCCAAGGGCGGAGGGGCATGCTACCCCACAACTTCGTGGCGCCAGTGAAATGGGATGGATGTTGCACCGGTAGTGATGTTGCTGGGGTGCGGGAGAGGGGATTCACTTGGCCttgcagctcccatcttccctga